The Denitrificimonas caeni genome has a segment encoding these proteins:
- the pnp gene encoding polyribonucleotide nucleotidyltransferase, with product MNPVIKTFQFGESTITLETGRIARQACGAVLVSVNNDVSVLCTVVGAKKADPSKDFFPLSVHYQEKTYAAGKIPGGFFKREARPSEKETLTSRLIDRPIRPLFPEGFSNEVQVICTVVSTSKKTDPDIAAMIGTSAALAISGIPFNGPIGCARVGFHPETGYLINPTYEQQEASCLDMVVAGTKDAVLMVESEADELTEDQMLGAVLFAHEEFQVVVKAITELAAEVGKPRWDWQPKAENTELLNAVRDQFGAGIAEAYGIIIKQDRYARLGEIREQAVAALASDVEGEGPTAAEVKDAFGEIEYRTVRENIVNGKPRIDGRDAQTVRPLAIEVGVLDKVHGSSLFTRGETQALVATTLGTARDAQFLDTLEGEKRDPFMLHYNFPPYSVGECGRMGATGRREIGHGRLARRSIAAMLPNPDDFPYTIRVVSEITESNGSSSMASVCGASLALMDAGVPMKAPVAGIAMGMVKEGEKFAVLTDILGDEDHLGDMDFKVAGTANGVTALQMDIKIEGVTEEIMEIALNQAHTARITILEQMNQVLATSRTELSANAPTMIAMKIDSDKIRDVIGKGGATIRAICEETDASIDIEDDGSIKIFGSTKEAAEAARERVLSITAEAEIGKIYNGKVERIVDFGAFVNILPGKDGLVHISMLSDERVEKVTDILTEGEMVDVLVLDVDNRGRIKLSIKDVAKAKAEQAEQA from the coding sequence GTGAATCCGGTTATTAAAACGTTTCAATTTGGTGAATCCACCATTACTTTAGAAACAGGCCGCATTGCGCGTCAAGCCTGTGGTGCTGTATTAGTCAGCGTTAACAACGATGTCTCTGTACTCTGTACAGTGGTTGGCGCGAAAAAAGCTGATCCAAGCAAAGACTTTTTCCCATTATCTGTGCATTACCAAGAAAAAACCTATGCCGCAGGTAAAATCCCAGGTGGTTTCTTCAAGCGTGAAGCCCGTCCATCTGAAAAAGAAACCCTCACCTCACGCCTGATCGACCGTCCGATCCGTCCGCTGTTCCCAGAAGGTTTCAGCAACGAAGTGCAGGTTATTTGTACGGTTGTTTCTACCAGTAAGAAAACTGATCCAGACATCGCTGCGATGATTGGTACCTCAGCTGCATTGGCGATCTCAGGTATTCCATTCAACGGCCCAATTGGTTGTGCCCGCGTTGGTTTCCACCCTGAAACAGGTTACTTGATCAACCCAACCTATGAGCAGCAAGAAGCATCCTGCTTAGACATGGTGGTTGCTGGTACCAAAGACGCAGTATTGATGGTTGAGTCAGAAGCAGACGAGCTGACTGAAGACCAAATGCTTGGCGCCGTGCTGTTTGCCCATGAAGAGTTCCAGGTGGTCGTTAAGGCGATTACTGAGCTGGCTGCTGAAGTTGGTAAGCCGCGTTGGGATTGGCAGCCAAAAGCTGAAAACACTGAGTTGTTAAACGCAGTGCGTGATCAGTTTGGTGCAGGCATCGCAGAAGCTTACGGCATCATTATTAAGCAAGACCGTTATGCGCGTCTCGGTGAAATCCGTGAGCAAGCAGTTGCCGCTTTAGCCAGCGACGTTGAAGGTGAAGGCCCTACAGCCGCAGAAGTCAAAGATGCGTTCGGCGAAATCGAATACCGCACAGTGCGTGAAAACATTGTCAACGGTAAGCCACGTATTGATGGCCGTGATGCGCAAACTGTACGTCCTTTGGCTATTGAAGTGGGCGTATTGGATAAAGTACACGGCTCATCTTTGTTCACCCGTGGTGAAACCCAAGCTCTGGTTGCTACAACCTTGGGTACTGCGCGTGATGCACAGTTCCTCGATACTCTCGAAGGCGAAAAACGCGATCCGTTTATGCTGCACTACAACTTCCCTCCTTACTCGGTAGGTGAGTGCGGTCGTATGGGCGCAACCGGTCGTCGTGAGATTGGTCACGGTCGTTTAGCGCGCCGCAGTATCGCTGCGATGTTGCCAAACCCAGATGACTTCCCCTACACCATTCGTGTGGTCTCAGAAATCACTGAATCCAACGGCTCCAGCTCCATGGCATCAGTCTGTGGTGCTTCTTTAGCATTGATGGATGCGGGCGTACCAATGAAGGCGCCAGTAGCCGGTATTGCGATGGGTATGGTTAAAGAAGGCGAGAAATTTGCTGTCTTAACTGACATCCTCGGCGACGAAGACCACCTTGGCGATATGGACTTTAAAGTAGCGGGTACGGCCAATGGCGTAACTGCACTGCAAATGGACATTAAGATCGAAGGCGTTACTGAAGAAATCATGGAAATTGCGCTGAACCAAGCGCACACCGCCCGTATTACGATCCTTGAGCAAATGAATCAAGTGCTGGCCACTTCACGCACTGAATTGTCAGCCAATGCGCCGACCATGATTGCGATGAAGATTGATTCCGACAAGATTCGTGATGTGATCGGTAAAGGTGGTGCAACCATCCGCGCGATCTGTGAAGAAACGGATGCATCCATTGATATTGAAGATGATGGTTCGATCAAAATCTTTGGTAGCACTAAAGAAGCAGCAGAAGCAGCCCGTGAACGCGTGCTGAGCATCACAGCAGAAGCTGAGATTGGTAAAATCTACAACGGTAAAGTTGAGCGCATTGTTGATTTCGGTGCGTTTGTTAACATCCTGCCAGGTAAAGATGGCTTAGTGCACATCTCCATGCTCAGCGATGAGCGTGTTGAAAAAGTCACTGATATCTTGACTGAAGGCGAGATGGTTGACGTGCTGGTACTGGACGTGGATAACCGTGGCCGGATCAAGCTGTCGATCAAAGACGTTGCTAAAGCCAAAGCTGAGCAAGCAGAACAAGCGTAA
- the rpsO gene encoding 30S ribosomal protein S15 — MALSNEEKIQIINDYKQSEGDTGSPEVQVALLTTNINKLQGHFKDNKKDHHSRRGLIRMVNQRRKLLDYLKGKDLGRYATLIGRLGLRR; from the coding sequence ATGGCACTAAGCAACGAAGAAAAAATCCAGATTATTAATGACTACAAGCAGTCTGAAGGTGATACCGGTTCGCCAGAAGTGCAAGTTGCACTTTTGACGACCAACATCAACAAGCTGCAAGGTCACTTCAAAGATAACAAAAAAGATCACCACTCACGTCGTGGTTTAATCCGTATGGTTAACCAGCGTCGTAAGCTGCTGGACTACCTGAAGGGTAAAGATCTTGGCCGTTACGCGACTTTGATTGGTCGTCTGGGTCTACGTCGTTAA
- the truB gene encoding tRNA pseudouridine(55) synthase TruB — protein MQQVKRKRRSVSGIIIFDKPYGVSSNGALQKVRWLLNSDKGGHTGSLDPLATGVLPLCFGEATKFSRYLLDADKVYEATMQLGATTDTGDAEGEVLETKAVHVSAADIEAVLPQFRGDIEQIPPMYSALKKDGQPLYKLARAGITVERPPRKVTISQLELLSCEGEQARIRVACSKGTYIRTLVEDIGAVLGCGAHVAQLRRTEAGPFDLTHAVTLAELERLHEEGGAEALDACMIPMDSGLLHFPRVSLTENSSFFWLNGQPVRAQNSPLEGMVRVYNHNDEFIGVGEIDDDAMVAPKRLIRSQ, from the coding sequence GTGCAACAGGTTAAACGTAAGCGTCGCAGTGTCAGCGGTATTATTATTTTTGATAAGCCTTATGGTGTTAGCTCTAACGGTGCTTTGCAGAAAGTTCGTTGGCTGCTCAACTCCGATAAAGGCGGCCACACTGGTAGCCTCGATCCTTTAGCAACGGGTGTATTGCCGCTGTGCTTTGGTGAGGCAACTAAGTTTTCTCGCTACCTGCTGGATGCTGATAAAGTTTATGAAGCAACCATGCAGCTTGGCGCCACCACCGATACCGGTGATGCTGAGGGTGAGGTACTAGAAACTAAAGCAGTCCATGTCAGCGCTGCTGATATTGAAGCGGTATTGCCGCAGTTTCGTGGCGATATTGAACAAATTCCACCGATGTATTCAGCACTTAAAAAAGATGGGCAACCGCTGTATAAGCTTGCGCGTGCTGGTATTACTGTGGAGCGTCCGCCGCGTAAAGTGACTATCAGTCAGCTTGAGCTTTTATCCTGCGAAGGGGAGCAAGCTCGTATTCGAGTGGCCTGCAGCAAAGGCACTTATATCCGCACCTTAGTTGAAGACATTGGTGCGGTGCTGGGCTGTGGTGCCCATGTGGCGCAATTGCGTCGCACAGAGGCTGGGCCTTTTGATTTAACCCATGCGGTCACTTTAGCAGAGCTGGAGCGCTTGCATGAGGAAGGTGGTGCTGAAGCACTGGATGCCTGCATGATTCCCATGGACAGCGGTTTGCTGCATTTTCCTCGAGTCAGTTTGACGGAGAACAGCAGTTTCTTTTGGTTAAATGGCCAGCCCGTACGTGCGCAGAATTCGCCGCTGGAAGGAATGGTGCGGGTTTATAACCATAATGATGAATTTATCGGCGTGGGCGAAATAGATGATGATGCAATGGTTGCACCCAAGCGTCTAATTCGGTCACAATGA
- the rbfA gene encoding 30S ribosome-binding factor RbfA gives MAKQYSRTQRIGDQIQRELATLIPREIKDPRLGFITVTGVDVSRDISHAKVFITVMGDNSPEVIKENLTVLKDAAGYLRMLLGKAMKLRSLPALHFHYDESITRGAHLSALIEQAVSEDERNTGSSGE, from the coding sequence ATGGCGAAACAATACAGCCGCACCCAACGTATTGGCGATCAGATCCAGCGTGAGCTGGCAACACTGATCCCGCGCGAAATCAAAGATCCGCGCTTAGGTTTTATCACGGTTACAGGCGTTGATGTCAGTCGTGATATCAGTCACGCCAAAGTCTTTATCACTGTGATGGGCGATAATTCCCCTGAAGTGATTAAAGAAAATTTAACTGTGCTGAAAGATGCAGCGGGCTATTTAAGAATGTTGCTAGGTAAGGCGATGAAATTGCGCAGCTTACCAGCGTTACATTTTCATTATGATGAAAGTATTACTCGCGGTGCGCATTTGTCGGCACTGATTGAGCAGGCGGTGTCCGAAGACGAGCGCAATACTGGGTCCAGCGGAGAGTAA